In one window of Candidatus Nitrosocosmicus arcticus DNA:
- a CDS encoding OsmC family protein, which produces MSNLINNIDLDKIQKTIESGQKDSQFLKKPIKLEGEWNFDTQKGYQFKTELAYEKGKEVIEIDSPSFLGGGGNRLGPMGYCVAGIASCFITTFVSILSSHGIKLNKLRYMQNVTLILPKHLIFQMNLLPKG; this is translated from the coding sequence ATGTCAAATCTAATAAATAATATCGACCTTGACAAAATACAAAAAACAATAGAAAGCGGACAAAAAGACAGCCAGTTTTTAAAGAAACCAATAAAATTGGAAGGAGAATGGAATTTTGATACTCAAAAAGGATACCAATTCAAAACGGAATTAGCATATGAGAAGGGTAAGGAAGTAATTGAAATAGATTCGCCATCATTCTTAGGAGGCGGCGGTAACAGATTAGGACCTATGGGCTATTGTGTGGCAGGAATCGCGTCCTGTTTTATAACCACATTCGTAAGTATTTTATCAAGTCATGGCATCAAACTTAATAAACTAAGATATATGCAGAATGTAACGTTAATTTTGCCAAAACATTTGATATTTCAGATGAACCTATTACCGAAGGGATAA
- a CDS encoding phosphatase PAP2 family protein, translating to MILFLLIFGKENGRKTTMFILVTMIILVPIGMMAKEIIERLRPIVPEADFLMLADSEYSFPSGHALMVSAGATITLILFRDSRKELAISVLLVVEAALVCFSRVYVGGHYPLDVLGGILLGVGISFVFIWKEKWLKMLYLRINNKFFKVKI from the coding sequence GTGATTCTTTTTTTATTAATATTTGGAAAAGAAAATGGTAGAAAAACGACAATGTTCATTTTAGTAACCATGATTATTCTCGTACCCATAGGTATGATGGCAAAAGAGATTATTGAAAGACTGAGACCAATTGTTCCTGAAGCTGATTTTTTAATGCTGGCAGATTCTGAGTATTCTTTTCCATCTGGTCATGCTCTAATGGTCTCGGCGGGTGCTACTATTACTTTAATATTATTTAGAGATTCGCGCAAAGAGTTAGCAATATCGGTCCTTTTAGTAGTAGAAGCAGCTCTTGTTTGTTTTTCACGTGTATATGTTGGTGGCCATTACCCGTTGGATGTATTAGGTGGAATACTTCTCGGAGTTGGAATATCCTTTGTTTTCATATGGAAAGAGAAATGGTTAAAGATGTTATATCTTCGAATAAATAACAAATTTTTTAAAGTTAAGATATGA